From the Desulfosarcina sp. BuS5 genome, one window contains:
- a CDS encoding phosphoglycerate kinase, which translates to MKNQELDPRLPLVQDADLDGKVVLVRVDHNVVKNGVIHDPYRIDATLGTLYNIVERGGRLIIMSHVGRPKNKKTGKIQVGDDTSVQPIVEYLEHKLYTKFSIPQFPVDHEAGIREIDTSINWHIRDLLAHRIGGIYLPNTRWFDGEEAQNERRERFTVQLAGLANVFVNDAFGSWQPHATTCDMTRYLPSFAGFLMQRELINLRYVLKPERPFLAVVAGAKYDTKIDPLKQIYKQVDNLLLGGVIYNTFLCAKYDVKIAGVSESDIKAAKELVLQDEKAGKVVELPYLIESDTLEGRVEGAFRTRCIKDFKSGDEYGYFLDIAPESFDVPGVSDVISSARTIFVNAVMGFTPHFFEGSEKLDRTIDLNLHAKKLYGGGDTLQEFKNLSPGLYLAAMDNAQYYFFTGGGTVLKAIEEGTPYGIPPVKALIQNGGKHPGKRLGSSIIL; encoded by the coding sequence ATGAAGAATCAAGAATTAGATCCCCGCTTGCCGCTTGTCCAGGATGCAGACCTTGATGGCAAGGTTGTCCTGGTACGTGTTGATCATAATGTTGTCAAGAATGGGGTAATCCATGATCCCTACCGTATTGATGCCACACTCGGCACCTTATACAATATAGTGGAGCGAGGCGGGAGGCTTATAATCATGAGCCATGTGGGCCGGCCGAAGAACAAAAAGACCGGAAAAATACAAGTGGGGGACGATACTTCTGTTCAGCCCATTGTGGAATATCTTGAACATAAACTTTATACGAAGTTCTCCATCCCTCAATTCCCTGTGGATCATGAAGCAGGTATCAGGGAGATCGACACTTCCATAAACTGGCATATTCGTGATCTGCTGGCTCACAGGATCGGGGGAATTTATCTCCCCAATACGCGCTGGTTTGATGGGGAAGAGGCCCAAAATGAAAGGCGGGAACGATTTACCGTCCAACTGGCCGGTTTGGCCAATGTTTTTGTTAATGACGCTTTTGGTTCCTGGCAGCCACACGCCACCACTTGCGATATGACCAGGTATCTTCCCAGCTTTGCCGGTTTTCTAATGCAAAGAGAACTAATCAACCTGAGATATGTCCTGAAACCGGAGCGCCCCTTTTTGGCCGTTGTGGCAGGAGCCAAGTATGACACAAAAATCGATCCTCTCAAACAGATTTATAAGCAGGTTGACAACCTGTTGTTGGGTGGAGTTATATATAATACTTTTTTATGCGCCAAATATGATGTCAAGATTGCCGGAGTGAGTGAGTCGGATATTAAGGCCGCCAAAGAGCTGGTACTCCAGGATGAAAAAGCAGGGAAGGTGGTGGAACTCCCATATTTGATAGAATCGGATACTCTTGAGGGACGAGTGGAGGGAGCCTTTCGGACCCGTTGCATCAAAGACTTTAAGTCTGGAGATGAGTACGGTTATTTTCTCGACATCGCCCCTGAATCATTTGATGTCCCGGGCGTGTCGGATGTCATCAGTTCGGCCAGGACCATTTTCGTTAATGCCGTAATGGGGTTTACTCCTCATTTTTTCGAGGGTTCCGAGAAACTGGACCGCACCATTGACCTGAATCTCCATGCCAAGAAACTCTATGGCGGCGGTGATACCCTTCAAGAGTTTAAGAACCTCAGCCCAGGCCTCTATTTGGCCGCCATGGATAATGCCCAGTACTATTTTTTCACAGGAGGCGGCACGGTGCTGAAAGCTATTGAGGAGGGAACTCCTTATGGTATCCCACCGGTCAAAGCCTTAATACAAAATGGCGGAAAACATCCGGGTAAGAGATTGGGCTCGTCAATTATTTTATAG
- a CDS encoding PHP-associated domain-containing protein — protein sequence MLKYSRNKLISVVREDHDTLSVHGILDDDIYSLELNITVRISDLQIITINGKWNRWTTPECHRAENLLNEAVGFRVEKGFTGKIHKVIGRKACRHFANLLIECCFSAKEAALIADMDDNAGRKQEKAVDESVKSVKSVIAAGPDISSKGFIIDLHVHTSPASPCSSADVNLLIEEAKRIGLDGICLTDHNFVWEPAEVEELRQRHDFLVLAGNEITTDQGDMLVFGLSRDIKGIIRLKDLRDEVDRAGGFLIAAHPFRGFLTFGIGELGLSAEKAMQRPLFKYVDALEVMNGKVTEKENLFAAEVAHGLGLPATGGSDAHEVSETGLYATRFLEKIKGERDLITALKSGKYMSVEYRK from the coding sequence ATGTTGAAATACTCTCGTAACAAGCTAATCAGCGTGGTCAGGGAAGATCATGATACGCTCAGTGTTCACGGCATTCTCGATGACGATATATACAGCCTTGAGTTGAATATTACAGTAAGAATATCCGATCTTCAAATTATTACCATAAATGGCAAATGGAACAGATGGACTACCCCCGAGTGTCACCGGGCTGAAAATCTACTTAATGAAGCTGTTGGCTTCCGTGTGGAAAAGGGGTTCACAGGTAAAATACATAAGGTCATAGGACGTAAAGCTTGCCGACATTTTGCAAACCTCCTGATTGAATGCTGTTTTTCTGCTAAAGAGGCCGCGTTAATTGCCGATATGGATGATAACGCCGGGCGGAAACAGGAAAAGGCTGTTGATGAGTCAGTCAAGTCAGTCAAGTCAGTCATAGCTGCAGGTCCGGACATATCATCAAAAGGCTTTATTATAGATTTGCATGTGCATACCAGTCCAGCATCGCCATGCAGTTCTGCTGATGTAAATCTGCTGATTGAAGAGGCTAAAAGGATAGGCCTGGATGGTATCTGTCTGACTGATCATAATTTTGTCTGGGAGCCTGCTGAAGTTGAAGAGTTACGTCAAAGGCATGATTTTCTGGTCCTTGCCGGTAATGAGATAACAACGGATCAGGGGGATATGCTGGTATTTGGGCTAAGCCGGGATATCAAAGGTATTATCAGACTTAAAGATCTCAGGGACGAGGTGGACCGAGCCGGAGGTTTTTTAATTGCGGCCCATCCTTTCAGGGGATTTTTGACTTTTGGTATCGGCGAGCTCGGCTTGTCAGCAGAAAAGGCTATGCAAAGGCCTCTTTTTAAATATGTTGATGCGCTTGAGGTAATGAACGGTAAAGTGACCGAAAAAGAGAACCTGTTTGCCGCAGAAGTTGCTCACGGCCTGGGTCTACCGGCAACAGGAGGCAGCGATGCCCATGAGGTTTCAGAAACAGGCCTCTATGCAACTAGGTTCTTGGAAAAGATCAAGGGTGAGAGAGATCTTATAACTGCCTTAAAAAGTGGCAAATATATGTCGGTGGAATATCGAAAATAA
- a CDS encoding response regulator produces MDVRKTVLIIDNQSAFRNNLKSFLSGNPEFDLVGEATNSSEGNMKAEELSPDIVLTDWDLPDQSGIYLIEQLYTGFKDIRSVMLCNYSRYNYITTAFKAGATGYLLKDSLSGQLAKCLKAVSMGEYFLDGSLSHQLVKSVLISDQENYGLERRNYDKLSRIEQHILRHLAEKKSIKEIAVKHAVIPETVENYRMNIMKKLNIGSNAGLLRYAAWIGIVDIEKVLKNQNSQGGCKSS; encoded by the coding sequence ATGGATGTAAGGAAAACAGTTCTTATTATTGATAATCAGTCTGCCTTTAGAAATAATTTAAAATCGTTTTTGTCGGGTAACCCGGAATTTGATCTGGTTGGAGAGGCGACAAACAGTTCTGAAGGAAACATGAAAGCGGAAGAGCTAAGCCCTGATATAGTGCTCACGGACTGGGATTTGCCTGATCAGAGCGGCATATACCTTATAGAGCAACTATATACCGGCTTTAAGGATATTCGCAGTGTAATGCTGTGTAATTACAGCAGGTACAATTATATAACCACAGCATTTAAAGCTGGAGCAACAGGATATCTGCTAAAAGACTCACTTTCCGGCCAACTTGCCAAATGCTTAAAAGCTGTTTCAATGGGGGAGTATTTTCTTGACGGATCTCTTTCTCATCAACTGGTAAAAAGTGTCTTGATATCAGACCAAGAAAATTACGGATTGGAAAGGAGAAACTATGACAAGCTTTCCCGAATTGAACAACATATTCTGCGTCATCTGGCAGAAAAAAAATCCATTAAAGAAATCGCGGTAAAACATGCTGTAATTCCCGAGACTGTCGAAAATTACAGAATGAATATTATGAAAAAACTTAATATTGGTAGTAATGCCGGGTTATTGAGATACGCTGCCTGGATAGGGATTGTGGATATAGAAAAAGTTTTAAAAAACCAGAATTCCCAGGGAGGATGTAAATCCAGCTAA
- a CDS encoding hybrid sensor histidine kinase/response regulator has protein sequence MKGLNVVIIEDERSHFDLMKRTLGTYFQDISVYHFEEAGAFLESFDEIKPDIIITDFIMPDMDGIELLEILNNDGSDIPVIMMTGQGDETVAVRAMKLGVKDYLVKSDNFFNLLPSIVERVAIEQNFTKKLQKSERRFIDLAASTSGWIWEMDKLGRYIYSSQGVEKIIGYRINEVIGRNFYDFFSDNEREILKESSLKMMAEKTIISGLENRLVHKDGHEVIVEIRGIPFFDDAGKGLGYRGVSHDISARKFAEIALHESEEKFKTIFEESPIGIMLFDAQGRLVVANRSYLDIFGISDLSLVKDMDLFDSPNLSDEAMAELHKNGVLRREMLYDFEKLRKRKHFKRKKSGRIYIDILLTLLGDKGKDSFKGYMVQIQDITKRKCAEASMRKLSQKLVSAQEEERQLISSDLHDNLAQDLSTLKIGLETLFYDWPDAPDLLLQKASDLSGMVNKAITQIREIAYGLRPPGLDQLGLAQTIRQYCDEFYKKNRIKVDFFSAGMEGLALDFGIKISLYRFAKEVLNNIKKHADANYVKVRLVASYPNIILRIKDNGKGFNVRERLVEARSEKRIGIWSMEERVGFLNGRMEVESKPFQGTQIVIEIPLEEHENG, from the coding sequence ATGAAAGGCTTGAATGTCGTAATAATTGAAGACGAAAGGTCTCATTTTGACCTCATGAAACGTACCCTGGGGACTTATTTTCAAGATATCTCCGTGTATCATTTTGAAGAGGCCGGAGCATTTCTTGAAAGTTTCGATGAAATAAAACCGGATATCATAATAACCGATTTCATAATGCCCGATATGGATGGGATTGAATTACTCGAGATTTTAAATAATGATGGGAGTGATATCCCGGTTATCATGATGACCGGGCAAGGGGATGAAACCGTTGCTGTACGGGCAATGAAACTGGGTGTAAAAGATTATCTTGTCAAATCCGACAATTTTTTTAACCTTCTTCCCAGTATAGTTGAAAGGGTTGCCATAGAACAGAATTTTACAAAAAAGCTGCAGAAATCCGAAAGACGATTCATTGATCTGGCTGCCAGCACATCCGGCTGGATATGGGAAATGGACAAGCTGGGCAGATACATATATTCAAGCCAGGGGGTTGAAAAAATTATAGGATATCGCATAAATGAGGTGATCGGAAGGAATTTTTACGACTTTTTTTCTGATAATGAGCGGGAAATCTTAAAAGAGTCAAGCCTTAAAATGATGGCTGAAAAAACGATAATTTCGGGTCTTGAAAATCGTCTCGTTCACAAGGACGGGCATGAAGTCATTGTTGAGATACGCGGTATCCCTTTTTTTGACGATGCCGGCAAAGGGCTTGGTTATCGTGGTGTAAGTCATGATATCAGTGCGCGCAAGTTTGCAGAAATAGCTTTGCATGAAAGTGAAGAAAAATTTAAAACAATTTTTGAGGAATCACCGATAGGCATTATGCTTTTCGACGCCCAGGGCAGGCTGGTCGTTGCAAACCGGTCATATTTAGATATATTCGGTATTTCTGATCTTTCCCTGGTAAAAGATATGGACCTGTTTGACAGCCCGAATCTTTCTGATGAAGCCATGGCTGAGCTACATAAAAACGGGGTATTAAGGCGTGAAATGCTATACGACTTTGAGAAATTAAGAAAGCGCAAACATTTTAAAAGAAAAAAATCAGGGCGTATCTATATTGACATTCTTCTTACCCTGCTGGGAGATAAAGGGAAAGATTCATTTAAAGGATATATGGTACAAATTCAGGACATTACAAAACGTAAGTGCGCCGAGGCATCTATGCGTAAACTCTCCCAGAAGCTGGTCAGCGCCCAGGAAGAGGAGCGACAGCTTATCTCCAGTGATCTCCATGACAATCTGGCCCAGGACCTGTCTACATTGAAGATCGGTCTTGAAACGCTTTTTTATGACTGGCCTGATGCGCCTGATCTGCTGCTGCAAAAGGCGTCGGATTTATCAGGCATGGTTAATAAAGCCATAACACAAATCAGGGAGATAGCTTATGGACTGCGACCGCCCGGCCTTGATCAGTTGGGGCTGGCACAGACGATTCGCCAATACTGCGACGAATTTTATAAAAAAAACAGGATCAAGGTCGATTTTTTTTCCGCGGGCATGGAAGGATTAGCTCTTGATTTCGGTATTAAGATTTCACTTTATCGTTTTGCAAAGGAAGTTTTAAATAATATAAAAAAACATGCCGACGCCAATTATGTCAAAGTTCGTCTGGTTGCTTCGTATCCAAATATAATTCTACGTATCAAAGACAATGGAAAGGGTTTTAATGTGCGGGAAAGGCTGGTTGAAGCCAGAAGTGAAAAAAGGATAGGCATCTGGAGTATGGAGGAGCGCGTCGGTTTTCTTAATGGCAGGATGGAGGTAGAATCCAAACCTTTTCAAGGGACGCAAATCGTTATAGAAATTCCTTTAGAGGAACATGAAAATGGCTGA
- a CDS encoding SDR family oxidoreductase — protein MDIREPEIKKDEILFLEDDNFNIGNVCIVTGAAGGIGKAAAVAAAANNLMTVGLDIDEEGGRKTQEMAREMGGRMIFRKTDLCSDKDLEDAVEEAAGLGSIKYVANIAGIQHIDSIDNFPMEKYDYMMRLMLRAPFFLSRLTIPHMKKSSDGTGAIGNMASVHAHICTLNKSVYNITKFGLRALTQSIAAEGDGKIRSFSISTGFIKTALALKQIPAQAEQRGITQDEVVQDVMMGNSRVKEMMAPIDVGNLFLMGFSRFARYLVGGDLLFDGGMVLTYAQKSS, from the coding sequence ATGGATATTAGAGAACCGGAAATCAAAAAAGATGAAATTCTTTTTTTAGAGGACGATAATTTCAACATCGGGAATGTCTGTATTGTCACCGGCGCTGCCGGCGGGATTGGAAAGGCCGCGGCCGTGGCTGCGGCAGCCAACAATCTTATGACAGTCGGGCTTGACATTGATGAAGAGGGGGGGCGTAAGACACAGGAAATGGCCAGGGAGATGGGGGGACGGATGATCTTCCGTAAAACCGACCTTTGTTCCGATAAAGATTTGGAAGATGCCGTTGAAGAGGCTGCGGGATTGGGGAGCATCAAATATGTAGCCAACATAGCAGGGATACAGCATATAGACTCAATTGACAATTTTCCTATGGAAAAATACGATTACATGATGAGACTGATGCTGCGGGCCCCATTTTTTCTATCCAGGCTGACTATTCCCCATATGAAAAAGAGTAGTGATGGAACAGGAGCCATAGGAAATATGGCCTCTGTGCATGCTCATATATGTACACTTAACAAATCCGTATATAATATAACCAAATTCGGGTTGCGCGCTTTGACCCAGTCCATTGCCGCAGAAGGGGATGGAAAGATTCGTTCCTTTTCTATAAGCACCGGTTTTATAAAGACAGCCCTGGCCCTGAAACAGATTCCGGCCCAGGCCGAGCAGCGCGGCATTACCCAGGATGAAGTGGTGCAGGATGTAATGATGGGGAATTCCCGTGTCAAAGAAATGATGGCTCCCATAGATGTCGGCAATTTATTTCTCATGGGTTTTTCGCGCTTTGCGAGGTACCTTGTTGGCGGAGACCTGCTTTTTGACGGCGGGATGGTATTGACTTACGCGCAAAAAAGCAGCTAG
- a CDS encoding sensor histidine kinase: protein MFKISISGLKKILPVIVFCLFVSGSYICWNIHNNYKHELILGYTKSFAEQIRIRIEDMMQTNMAAMEFFGNRWVERSPVDFSRERFIQFAGAFYKHSTGFSIISMFDHKGVMQWIYPKNDTSGNAGNQLILLFQDYEQNFFDKMGKKSELLVTPCKAFDKKNFAFEASRPLIHNGAGIGYLNFVFDVSLLMENCKANALFNDFYIALYEGKQLIYTNMQKDGADHHENAVHFIRDVNFPGKTWQLFVEPKTYVCSTPVPTNFLFLILVLTVSAAISFMLYLLMQRIEMYQAATNNLIQKAGKRKKVEETLKLNEEKLESLVDELEGKNKELEAFAFMVFHDLKTSIFTIKGFTDALREDFGDLLSEKSGQYIGYIDNAAEKMILLINDLLKLSRVGRLIGRKENFKFESVVNEALQEIMPRIADRDIEIKIQERLPDVFGDKKRLVQMLENLLSNAVKYIGKENPAPCIEIGAEQQRGENVFFVRDNGVGIEKKFFAIIFQVFKRLPSTKKLAGGSGIGLAIVKRIVELHGGRIWVSSETGKGTTFFFTL from the coding sequence ATGTTTAAGATATCAATAAGTGGTTTAAAAAAAATACTCCCTGTAATTGTATTTTGTTTATTTGTATCCGGATCTTATATCTGCTGGAATATTCATAACAATTACAAACATGAACTGATCCTGGGATACACGAAATCTTTCGCTGAACAGATCCGTATACGCATTGAAGATATGATGCAAACAAATATGGCAGCAATGGAATTTTTTGGGAACAGGTGGGTAGAAAGGAGTCCTGTAGATTTCAGCCGGGAGCGTTTTATACAATTTGCCGGAGCGTTTTATAAGCATTCCACAGGCTTTTCCATAATCAGCATGTTTGATCATAAGGGTGTTATGCAGTGGATTTATCCAAAAAATGATACTTCAGGCAACGCCGGCAATCAACTAATATTACTGTTTCAAGATTATGAGCAAAATTTTTTTGACAAAATGGGTAAAAAATCGGAATTACTGGTTACTCCCTGCAAAGCATTTGATAAAAAAAATTTTGCTTTCGAGGCTTCCCGGCCATTGATCCATAATGGAGCAGGAATAGGATATCTTAATTTTGTCTTTGATGTTTCCCTTCTAATGGAGAATTGTAAAGCTAACGCTCTTTTTAATGATTTTTATATCGCTCTTTATGAGGGGAAACAGCTTATTTACACAAACATGCAAAAAGATGGTGCGGATCATCATGAAAATGCTGTGCATTTTATTCGAGATGTTAATTTTCCGGGTAAAACATGGCAATTGTTTGTTGAACCTAAAACATATGTTTGTTCAACACCTGTTCCAACAAATTTTCTGTTTTTAATTCTTGTTTTGACGGTATCTGCAGCAATATCATTTATGTTGTATTTATTGATGCAGCGGATCGAAATGTATCAGGCGGCAACTAATAATCTCATTCAGAAAGCCGGTAAAAGAAAAAAAGTTGAAGAGACTCTGAAGCTAAATGAAGAAAAACTGGAATCTTTAGTTGATGAACTTGAGGGTAAAAACAAAGAACTTGAAGCTTTTGCCTTTATGGTCTTCCATGATCTGAAAACTTCGATTTTCACAATAAAAGGTTTTACAGATGCGCTTAGGGAAGATTTCGGCGATCTGCTTTCTGAAAAAAGCGGGCAATATATTGGATACATTGATAATGCCGCTGAAAAAATGATTCTATTGATTAATGATCTCTTAAAACTTTCGCGCGTCGGGCGACTGATTGGGCGAAAGGAAAATTTTAAATTTGAATCGGTTGTAAATGAAGCCCTGCAGGAGATTATGCCGAGGATTGCGGATAGAGATATAGAGATAAAGATACAGGAGCGCCTGCCGGATGTTTTTGGTGACAAAAAGAGGCTGGTCCAGATGCTGGAGAATCTGTTAAGCAATGCGGTTAAGTATATAGGAAAAGAAAACCCGGCGCCATGCATCGAAATAGGGGCGGAGCAGCAAAGGGGGGAGAATGTTTTTTTTGTAAGGGATAATGGTGTTGGAATAGAAAAGAAGTTTTTTGCAATAATTTTTCAGGTCTTCAAACGTCTTCCTTCTACGAAAAAACTCGCGGGAGGTTCAGGCATCGGCCTGGCGATTGTAAAACGGATAGTCGAACTTCACGGTGGTCGAATATGGGTATCATCAGAAACAGGTAAGGGAACAACATTTTTTTTCACACTATAG
- a CDS encoding response regulator — MAEKKTVMIVDDHPLFREGLKSILSRHSKFEIIAEAQNGLEGIRYAKKMKPELVIMDLSLPDKSGIEITREIMAKLPGTCIMILSMHSKIDYITEAFKAGAKGYLVKESAAEKLVEGLDTISKNEYFLDTSISSQVIRNLIASEDKETKITDAGYGSLTPREQEVMRCVAEGLSSKVIAEKLFISPKTVENHRTNIMNKLDIHSTLELVRYAARLGLIDVEIWKG, encoded by the coding sequence ATGGCTGAAAAAAAAACCGTAATGATTGTAGATGATCATCCCCTATTCAGAGAGGGCCTTAAATCAATTTTATCCCGGCATTCCAAATTTGAAATTATAGCTGAGGCTCAAAATGGTTTAGAAGGAATAAGGTATGCCAAAAAAATGAAACCCGAACTTGTTATTATGGATCTCTCCCTCCCGGATAAATCCGGGATTGAAATTACCCGTGAAATAATGGCAAAACTTCCCGGAACATGCATAATGATACTCAGCATGCATTCTAAAATCGATTATATCACAGAAGCATTCAAGGCCGGCGCAAAAGGATATCTTGTAAAAGAGTCGGCTGCGGAAAAACTGGTTGAAGGCCTTGATACCATCTCAAAGAATGAGTATTTTCTGGATACCTCGATTTCTTCCCAGGTGATCAGAAACCTTATTGCATCAGAAGATAAAGAAACTAAAATTACAGATGCCGGTTATGGCAGCCTGACCCCTCGTGAACAGGAGGTAATGCGGTGTGTGGCAGAAGGGCTATCGAGTAAGGTAATCGCCGAAAAACTTTTCATAAGTCCGAAAACAGTAGAAAATCACAGGACCAATATTATGAATAAACTGGATATCCACAGCACTCTGGAACTTGTACGTTATGCGGCAAGGCTGGGGCTGATCGATGTGGAAATCTGGAAAGGATAA
- a CDS encoding enoyl-CoA hydratase/isomerase family protein, which produces MTDKKLIELEYNENIAVLRFNRPGVHNSVNEQVMEEWEKHLDTIEADHKIRAIIITGAGSRTFSAGGDLRYFESLKTYDACFAMSKRMQAILERLIYGKRVVIGAVNGQALGGGCEILTACHFRIAASHATFGLRQAPNGLITGWGGGKRLFKLIGKSASLKLLLTGETIDVSEAIRIGLIDKSVEPDALMRSAIDMADRINKNAQVSVEVFLKLAEKLEFDDRKTVVKYETESFAELLMGDYFRDAVKKFIHVN; this is translated from the coding sequence ATGACTGATAAAAAATTAATAGAATTAGAATATAACGAAAACATAGCTGTTCTGCGGTTTAACCGACCTGGGGTTCATAATTCCGTAAATGAACAGGTGATGGAAGAATGGGAAAAACATCTTGATACAATTGAAGCGGATCATAAAATTCGCGCAATAATTATTACCGGCGCAGGCTCAAGGACATTCAGTGCGGGCGGGGATTTACGTTATTTTGAATCTCTGAAAACCTATGATGCATGCTTCGCTATGTCCAAAAGGATGCAGGCGATCCTGGAAAGGTTGATTTACGGTAAAAGGGTTGTAATTGGAGCTGTGAACGGTCAGGCTCTTGGTGGAGGTTGTGAAATCTTAACCGCCTGTCATTTCCGTATAGCCGCTTCTCATGCTACTTTTGGTTTGCGTCAGGCGCCTAATGGTTTAATTACAGGCTGGGGCGGAGGAAAACGCCTCTTTAAACTAATAGGCAAGTCTGCTTCTCTTAAACTGCTGCTTACGGGTGAAACCATAGATGTATCCGAGGCCATACGTATCGGCCTTATAGATAAGTCGGTTGAGCCTGATGCTTTGATGCGGTCAGCCATTGATATGGCAGACAGGATCAATAAAAATGCGCAGGTATCTGTTGAGGTTTTTTTGAAACTGGCTGAAAAGCTGGAATTTGATGATCGTAAAACAGTAGTTAAATATGAGACTGAATCTTTTGCCGAGTTATTAATGGGTGACTACTTCCGTGATGCTGTAAAGAAATTTATACACGTTAACTGA
- a CDS encoding CBS domain-containing protein produces MKNITVKDLMVPLTGFVSVSEDDSLFDAVQALEEAFDTHDGIKTHRRAVLVSGKDGKVVGKVSQLDIIRALEPKYNQMDDSRAMSRFGFNPKFISNMLKEFNLWNKPLNEICRKATNIKVKQFMYTLTEGEYVDQDAPINEAVHQLIIGSRQSLLVTKEKAIIGILRSTDVFKEVCKRIKACKL; encoded by the coding sequence ATGAAAAACATTACTGTAAAGGATCTGATGGTGCCGCTTACCGGGTTTGTCAGCGTTTCAGAGGATGATTCTTTGTTTGATGCTGTTCAAGCTTTGGAGGAGGCTTTTGACACCCATGACGGAATAAAAACTCATCGCAGGGCTGTTCTTGTTTCCGGTAAAGATGGAAAAGTAGTAGGCAAGGTCAGTCAGTTGGACATCATCAGAGCATTGGAACCTAAATATAATCAGATGGATGATTCTCGCGCAATGAGCCGTTTCGGCTTTAACCCAAAATTTATAAGTAACATGTTAAAAGAGTTTAATCTCTGGAACAAACCTTTGAATGAGATCTGCCGAAAAGCGACCAATATTAAAGTTAAACAGTTTATGTATACGCTTACCGAGGGAGAATATGTTGACCAGGACGCCCCGATAAATGAGGCTGTCCATCAGTTGATTATAGGCTCGCGTCAGTCTCTCCTTGTTACAAAAGAGAAAGCGATTATAGGTATTCTTCGATCGACAGATGTATTTAAAGAAGTTTGCAAGAGAATCAAGGCCTGTAAATTATAG
- a CDS encoding enoyl-CoA hydratase/isomerase family protein gives MPQHIIVVKKDKIGKIIFNDPEHFNPLTPDVLKEVIAAMKDLEDDPEIRVIMFAGKGKGFSAGGSYAFLDSLTRITPGEIKTRLYKYFAGAVKAIKLSPKPTIAVVGGPAVGAGCEVAVACDFRIVSEKAVFKEVWVKLGLLSPLGGMFLLPRLIGLSKATEMFMLGTPVDGKEAERIGLANKCVPAAKLEEEADALAQELAESAPLALSAIKDGLRRGMESSLYTEWEANTFAQAAMFSSADFKEALSALKESRKPEFKGK, from the coding sequence ATGCCGCAACATATTATAGTAGTAAAAAAGGATAAAATAGGCAAAATTATATTCAACGATCCGGAACATTTCAACCCTTTGACACCGGATGTTTTAAAAGAGGTCATCGCAGCGATGAAGGATCTGGAGGATGATCCCGAGATCCGCGTCATTATGTTTGCAGGAAAAGGAAAAGGTTTTTCTGCAGGGGGGAGTTATGCCTTCCTGGATTCATTAACCAGGATAACCCCGGGAGAAATCAAAACCCGCCTTTACAAGTATTTTGCAGGCGCGGTAAAAGCCATCAAGCTTAGTCCCAAACCTACAATTGCTGTTGTTGGAGGACCGGCAGTGGGCGCAGGCTGCGAAGTGGCCGTGGCATGCGATTTCAGAATTGTTTCGGAAAAAGCCGTGTTTAAAGAAGTCTGGGTTAAACTAGGCCTGCTTTCACCCCTGGGTGGCATGTTTCTGCTTCCCAGGTTGATCGGTCTCTCCAAGGCTACCGAAATGTTCATGCTGGGAACACCTGTGGACGGCAAGGAGGCCGAACGTATCGGTCTGGCCAACAAATGTGTTCCGGCCGCAAAACTGGAGGAAGAGGCCGACGCACTGGCTCAAGAGCTTGCCGAAAGCGCACCCCTGGCCTTATCGGCAATTAAGGACGGTCTGCGAAGAGGGATGGAATCAAGCCTATATACAGAATGGGAAGCCAATACTTTTGCACAGGCGGCCATGTTCAGTTCCGCAGACTTTAAAGAGGCTTTATCCGCCTTAAAGGAATCACGAAAGCCTGAATTTAAGGGGAAGTAA
- the grxC gene encoding glutaredoxin 3 produces MKKVIIYSTLICPYCIKAKQLLESKNVDYQEVRIDKHPELVADAVKKSGGQKTVPQIFIDDYHVGGCDDLYALDKEGRLDSLLGITSP; encoded by the coding sequence ATGAAAAAGGTAATCATCTATTCAACATTAATCTGCCCTTACTGCATAAAAGCCAAGCAGCTTCTAGAATCAAAAAACGTTGATTATCAGGAAGTGCGTATAGATAAACATCCCGAACTTGTCGCCGATGCAGTCAAAAAAAGCGGCGGCCAAAAAACAGTTCCACAGATATTTATCGATGATTATCATGTGGGAGGCTGCGATGACCTCTATGCGCTTGACAAAGAGGGACGGCTCGATTCATTGCTGGGCATTACTTCCCCTTAA